The following proteins are co-located in the Vallicoccus soli genome:
- the moaC gene encoding cyclic pyranopterin monophosphate synthase MoaC, which yields MVDVSGKEVTARSATASGRVVVAPEVVALLRGEGVPKGDAIAVARIAGIQAAKRTPDLVPLCHPVGVHGATVDLEVQDDGVAITATVRTADRTGVEMEALTCVTVAALTLVDMVKAVDKGAVITDVRVEHKAGGRSGEWRRA from the coding sequence ATGGTCGACGTGTCCGGCAAGGAGGTGACCGCCCGCTCGGCGACGGCCTCGGGCCGCGTCGTCGTCGCGCCGGAGGTCGTGGCCCTGCTCCGCGGCGAGGGCGTGCCCAAGGGCGACGCCATCGCGGTGGCGCGCATCGCCGGCATCCAGGCCGCCAAGCGCACGCCCGACCTCGTCCCGCTGTGCCACCCCGTGGGGGTCCACGGCGCCACCGTCGACCTCGAGGTGCAGGACGACGGGGTCGCGATCACCGCGACGGTGCGCACCGCCGACCGCACGGGCGTGGAGATGGAGGCGCTGACCTGCGTCACCGTCGCCGCGCTCACCCTCGTCGACATGGTCAAGGCCGTCGACAAGGGCGCCGTCATCACCGACGTGCGGGTGGAGCACAAGGCCGGCGGGCGCTCGGGGGAGTGGCGGCGCGCATGA
- a CDS encoding MogA/MoaB family molybdenum cofactor biosynthesis protein, with translation MRALVVTVSNRASAGVYEDAGGPILVEGLLGMGFAVDGPRVVPDGEPVEAALREAVAAAYDVVLTTGGTGLSPTDRTPEMTRRVVDREVPGIAEAVRVSSLGRVPTAMLSRGVAGLAGRTLVVNLPGSPGGCRDGVAVLAPVLPHAVDQLAGGDH, from the coding sequence ATGAGGGCCCTCGTCGTCACCGTGTCGAACCGCGCCTCGGCCGGCGTCTACGAGGACGCGGGCGGGCCCATCCTCGTCGAGGGGCTGCTCGGCATGGGCTTCGCGGTCGACGGCCCCCGCGTCGTCCCCGACGGCGAGCCCGTCGAGGCCGCCCTGCGCGAGGCGGTGGCGGCGGCGTACGACGTCGTGCTCACCACCGGCGGCACCGGCCTGTCCCCGACGGACCGCACCCCGGAGATGACCCGGCGGGTCGTGGACCGCGAGGTCCCCGGCATCGCCGAGGCGGTGCGGGTGTCCTCGCTCGGACGGGTGCCGACCGCCATGCTGAGCCGCGGCGTCGCGGGCCTCGCCGGGCGCACCCTCGTGGTCAACCTGCCCGGCTCGCCCGGCGGCTGCCGCGACGGCGTCGCCGTGCTCGCCCCGGTCCTGCCGCACGCGGTGGACCAGCTCGCCGGGGGCGACCACTGA
- a CDS encoding GNAT family N-acetyltransferase: protein MTLSADGVGLRPVHRRDAAEWREVRRRNADWLAPWEATPPQGAAPETTFGGMVRFMLREARDGRMMPFVITYDRRLVGQVTVSGITWGSLCSAHVGYWVDSAVAGRGIVPTALALVTDHCFAHGLHRVEVNIRPENRASLRVVEKLGFRDEGLRRAYLHIDGAWRDHRTFALCAEEVPGGLLARWRAAR from the coding sequence GTGACCCTGTCGGCGGACGGCGTCGGGCTCCGCCCGGTGCACCGCCGCGACGCCGCCGAGTGGCGCGAGGTGCGCCGGCGCAACGCCGACTGGCTCGCCCCGTGGGAGGCGACGCCGCCGCAGGGGGCCGCACCGGAGACGACCTTCGGCGGCATGGTCCGCTTCATGCTCCGCGAGGCGCGCGACGGGCGGATGATGCCGTTCGTCATCACGTACGACCGCCGCCTCGTCGGGCAGGTCACCGTCTCGGGCATCACGTGGGGCTCGCTGTGCTCGGCGCACGTGGGCTACTGGGTGGACAGCGCGGTGGCCGGGCGCGGCATCGTGCCGACCGCCCTCGCGCTCGTCACCGACCACTGCTTCGCGCACGGCCTGCACCGCGTCGAGGTGAACATCCGCCCGGAGAACCGCGCGAGCCTGCGGGTGGTGGAGAAGCTCGGCTTCCGCGACGAGGGGCTGCGCCGGGCGTACCTGCACATCGACGGCGCCTGGCGCGACCACCGCACGTTCGCCCTGTGCGCCGAGGAGGTCCCCGGGGGCCTGCTCGCGCGCTGGCGCGCGGCCCGCTGA